Proteins from a genomic interval of Planctomycetota bacterium:
- a CDS encoding sugar phosphate isomerase/epimerase, with amino-acid sequence MSASISRRTLLAAAAGAVVATGSRPSWAAAAPLHLGIQMYSLRGYKVDEALRHARDLGFKFIEFYGGMFPVESTPEQITAMKRKVADLGLTISAHGVNGFGADAAANRRVFEFAKAAGIPIISADPAPESFASLDELVKEFDIRIAIHNHGPKHRYNKAVDVLRAIEKHDVRIGACADLGHYIRSGENPVEVIRLLEGRLYGIHLKDFKEMQDQTTGVILGKGHLDVPAVFAALEQVGFPADGALSLEYEEHPENPLADIRECLEVAKGALAAV; translated from the coding sequence ATGTCCGCGTCCATCTCCCGCCGCACCCTTCTCGCCGCCGCCGCCGGGGCCGTCGTCGCCACCGGGTCGCGCCCCTCGTGGGCCGCCGCCGCGCCGCTCCATCTGGGGATCCAGATGTACTCGCTGCGGGGCTACAAGGTCGACGAAGCGCTGCGCCACGCCCGCGACCTCGGCTTCAAGTTCATCGAGTTCTACGGCGGGATGTTTCCCGTCGAGTCGACCCCCGAACAGATCACGGCGATGAAGCGGAAGGTCGCCGACCTCGGCCTGACGATCTCCGCCCATGGCGTCAACGGCTTCGGCGCCGACGCTGCGGCCAATCGGCGCGTGTTCGAGTTCGCCAAGGCGGCCGGGATCCCGATCATCTCAGCCGACCCCGCCCCGGAGTCATTCGCCAGCCTCGACGAGCTCGTCAAGGAGTTCGACATCCGGATCGCGATCCACAACCACGGGCCGAAGCACCGCTACAACAAGGCGGTCGACGTGCTCCGGGCGATCGAGAAGCACGACGTCCGGATCGGGGCCTGCGCCGACCTCGGCCACTACATCCGCTCCGGCGAGAACCCGGTCGAGGTGATCCGCCTGCTCGAGGGCCGGCTGTACGGCATCCACCTCAAGGACTTCAAGGAGATGCAGGACCAGACCACCGGCGTGATCCTCGGCAAGGGGCATCTCGACGTGCCGGCGGTGTTCGCGGCGCTCGAGCAGGTGGGATTCCCGGCCGACGGCGCGCTGTCGCTGGAATACGAGGAACACCCGGAGAATCC